TTAACGCAGTTATCTGATGCCAATATTGTTGATATTACTCATGAGATCCCAGCATTTAATATTCCTCGAGCCGCATTTGTATTGGGCAATGCTTATCACTATTTCCCGAAAGGAACTGTCCACATCATCGGGATCAACACCTTATTTCATGAAGAATCCAGGTATATCGGCATGAAATATAATGATCACTATTTCGTTGGAGCCGACAACGGTATCTTCAGTCTATTGTTGAATGGCAATGAACCACAAGAACTCTACGAACTCAACTTAATGCAGGATTTGCGGTATCTACATTTTCCATTAGCAGACATTCTATCTAAATCTGCCTGTCACATCGCCAAAGGGGGAAAACTAAAAGATGTCGGAACGCCAATGCAACAGCTGATTGAAAAAATGACCTTGCAGCCCATCTTTGATAAAGATATGATCAGAGGCAATGTCATTTATGTGGATGCCTTTGGCAATGCCATCACCAACATCTCCAAAGATTTATTCAATAAGGTACAGAAAGGCCGGCATTTTGTACTCTACTTCAAACGCAATGAGACCATCACCAACCTTTCCTGGCACTACAATGAAGTAGGCGAAGGAGAAAAACTGTGCTTAT
The genomic region above belongs to Sphingobacterium zeae and contains:
- a CDS encoding SAM hydrolase/SAM-dependent halogenase family protein, which codes for MAVITLTTDLGHKDFYQAALKGSLLTQLSDANIVDITHEIPAFNIPRAAFVLGNAYHYFPKGTVHIIGINTLFHEESRYIGMKYNDHYFVGADNGIFSLLLNGNEPQELYELNLMQDLRYLHFPLADILSKSACHIAKGGKLKDVGTPMQQLIEKMTLQPIFDKDMIRGNVIYVDAFGNAITNISKDLFNKVQKGRHFVLYFKRNETITNLSWHYNEVGEGEKLCLFGISNYLEIAINKGNASQLLGLHDDDSNVIRIEFKDSVL